The following are from one region of the Salmo trutta chromosome 22, fSalTru1.1, whole genome shotgun sequence genome:
- the LOC115158620 gene encoding LOW QUALITY PROTEIN: opsin-5 (The sequence of the model RefSeq protein was modified relative to this genomic sequence to represent the inferred CDS: inserted 2 bases in 1 codon): MTGGVPTILSGLYRRRLAESENHREMGWLAGNGTFHSNIPEAADLVVAVVYSIFGVCSLVGNTILLYVSYNKKMLLKPAEFFIINLAVSDLGMTLSLYPLAVTSSIYHRWLYGKTVCLVYAFCGVLFGICSLTTLTILSTVCCLKVCYPLYGNRFSPDHGRFLIACAWAYALVFACSPLAHWGXHPEPYGTACCIDWQRSNWDGVARSYTVALFLCCYILPCCVITSAYSQILVTVRESRRAVEQHVSQQTRMGNVQTTIVKLSVAVCIGFFAAWSPYALVSMWASFGHMDSIPPMAFAIPAVLAKSSTLYNPLVYLLLKPNFRHLLSKDLHSLHRACVLQCRCVRRLSE; the protein is encoded by the exons ATGACCGGAGGAGTTCCCACGATTCTCAGCGGATTATACAGACGGAGACTGGCAGAGTCCGAGAACCACAGAGAG ATGGGCTGGCTAGCAGGTAACGGCACGTTCCACTCCAACATCCCTGAGGCTGCTGACCTGGTGGTGGCCGTGGTCTACTCTATATTCG gtgtgtgttctctggtgggTAACACCATACTACTCTATGTCTCCTATAATAAGAAGATGCTGCTGAAACCAGCAGAGTTCTTCATTATTAACCTGGCTGTCAGTGACCTGGGCATGACCCTTAGCCTCTACCCTCTGGCTGTGACATCTAGTATCTACCACAG gtggTTGTATGGTAAGACAGTGTGTCTGGTCTATGCCTTCTGTGGAGTGTTGTTTGGTATCTGCAGTCTGACCACCCTCACCATCCTCAGTACTGTGTGCTGCCTCAAGGTCTGCTACCCTCTCTACG GTAACAGGTTCAGCCCAGACCACGGTCGTTTCCTGATAGCGTGTGCGTGGGCGTATGCCCTGGTGTTTGCCTGTTCCCCTCTAGCCCATTGGGG GCATCCAGAGCCCTACGGGACGGCCTGCTGTATCGACTGGCAG CGGTCCAACTGGGACGGTGTGGCGAGGTCCTACACGGTGGCACTGTTCCTCTGCTGCTACATCCTGCCCTGCTGTGTCATCACTTCCGCCTACTCACAGATCCTGGTCACGGTCAGGGAGTCACGGAGAGCAGTGGAGCAACACGTCTCACAGCAGACACGCATGGGGAATGTACAGACCACCATAGTGAAG ctcaGTGTGGCGGTGTGTATTGGTTTCTTCGCAGCGTGGAGTCCCTACGCCCTGGTCTCCATGTGGGCATCGTTCGGTCACATGGACTCCATCCCTCCGATGGCTTTTGCCATCCCTGCCGTGTTGGCTAAGTCCTCAACCCTCTACAACCCTCTGGTCTATCTGCTGCTGAAGCCCAACTTCCGCCACCTCCTGTCTAAAGACCTTCACTCCCTCCACAGGGCCTGTGTTCTTCAGTGTCGCTGTGTCCGCCgcctgtcagaataa